The following are from one region of the Salmo trutta chromosome 22, fSalTru1.1, whole genome shotgun sequence genome:
- the LOC115158175 gene encoding ran-binding protein 3: MADLANEEKPAIAPPVFVFQEDKAQKRSAEGSSAEDGEDSDKDESSYCPPAKRERTSSLTQFPPAHSVSKNNVFMPSSFCQSPTGNNSDSEPEEKTVGFRLKPPTLIHGQAPRAGVPSQKPKEQHRSVLRPAVLQAPPPSKSLTLTGLNSGTNGVNRSSEGLPVTQNNTENCDGSTDNMAKSQVEGSSEKKVSLSAESGETNYFLQYRSTPSLQKAENNTDDGAKFVFGQNMSDRVLSPLKCEQAAESSRDPPATPPCEPPSLDSSPDKDTNVTESLEESAAAYTKATAKKCLLEKVEVRTGEESESNVLQVQCKLFVFDKASQSWVERGRGLLRLNDMASTEEGSLQSRLVMRTQGSLRLILNTKLWPQMQTDKASEKSVRITAMDTEDQGVKVFLISASSKDTGQLYAALHHRILALRSRSDQEPEPRVPIPDGHIPHPQSNEEDSDEDESLTPTANITEGPEVQASGSGSS, translated from the exons ATGGCGGACCTGGCAAACGAAG AGAAACCTGCCATagccccacctgtgtttgtgttcCAGGAAGATAAAGCACAGAAG AGATCAGCAGAAGGGTCCAGTGCTGAGGATGGAGAAG ACTCTGATAAAGATGAGAGTAGTTACTGTCCCCCGGCCAAGAGAGAAAGAACATCATCACTAACACAATTCCCACCCGCACATTCAG TTTCTAAGAACAATGTGTTCATGCCATCCAGTTTCTGTCAGTCCCCGACAGGAAATAATTCAGATTCAGAACCTG AGGAGAAGACGGTTGGGTTTCGCCTGAAGCCTCCCACCCTGATCCATGGACAGGCTCCTCGTGCAG GCGTCCCGAGCCAGAAGCCCAAGGAGCAGCACCGCAGCGTACTACGACCCGCAGTACTGCAGGCCCCTCCGCCTAGCAAATCACTAACCCTGACCG GTTTGAACAGTGGTACGAATGGAGTGAACAGATCGTCCGAGGGTCTGCCAGTCACCCAGAACAACACAGAGAACTGTGATGGCTCCACAGACAATATGGCCAAGTCACAG GTTGAGGGAAGCAGTGAAAAGAAAGTCTCTCTGTCAGCAGAATCAGGGGAAACCAATTATTTCCTACAGTACAGAAGCACTCCCAG CTTACAGAAGGCTGAGAACAACACCGACGACGGGGCTAAGTTTGTGTTTGGACAGAACATGTCGGATCGTGTCCTG AGTCCGCTGAAATGTGAGCAGGCAGCAGAGAGCAGCAGAGATCCCCCTGCCACCCCGCCATGTGAGCCACCCTCACTGGACAGCAGCCCCGACAAAG ATACCAATGTGACAGAGTCTTTGGAGGAGTCGGCAGCGGCCTACACCAAAGCCACAGCCAAGAAGTGCTTGTTAGAGAAGGTAGAGGTCAGAACTGGAGAGGAGTCGGAGAGTAATGTACTACAG GTCCAATGCAAGTTGTTTGTGTTTGACAAAGCATCTCAGTCTTgggtggagagaggcagaggtcTACTGAGGCTTAATGATATGGCCTCCACAGAGGAGGGATCGTTACAGTCCAGGCTAG TGATGAGGACCCAGGGCAGTTTGCGTCTgatcctcaacaccaagctgtgGCCCCAAATGCAGACAGACAAAGCCAGCGAGAAGAGCGTCCGCATCACAGCTATGGACACTGAGGACCAGGGGGTCAAGGTCTTCCTCATATCG GCGAGCTCTAAGGACACGGGTCAGCTGTACGCAGCGCTGCATCACCGTATCCTGGCACTGCGGAGCCGCTCAGACCAGGAGCCAGAGCCCCGGGTCCCCATTCCAGACGGCCACATCCCTCACCCCCAGTCTAACGAGGAGGATAGTGATGAGGACGAATCGCTCACACCCACTGCCAACATCACAG